The Gadus morhua chromosome 10, gadMor3.0, whole genome shotgun sequence genome segment CAATGATCTTGGATATGGTTCGCCCTTATCACCAGCCGTCACCGGTTGCAATGACATCTTTGTATTTTGCTCCAGTGTCGTGATACGAGAAAAAATGCTTGACGTCTCGCCTTCAATCCATTCTTTTACTCTCAAAGTTTCATTTTCAGGAAACACACTGTATTTTCAAGACCATGCAGAGCTCATCAGTGCCAGGTTTGACTCTTTGCCTTTCCCAATAGCACCTTTcgttcattaaaaaaataaataaaatgaatgttATAAATGTTCACCTTCATTTTCCTGTTATCATCCCAACCCATAAAGTTCCTCCTTTATTCTGTACTTCTGCCACACAGCTGCATTACCCTTATACCTGACCGGCATTGTTGGGGAATCTGAATTCAGACTTTAAGGGCCACCTTAAAGTCTTTGTTTCACTCTAAGAGAATCATACTGGTTTTGAACTGACAGTTACACCGTGAATCACAGAATAAcataaatacccccccccccccccccccaagaaaaATGCACACAGTGATATGGTCAGAATACTTCAGTTCTAAATGTCTTATTAGTATCCATGCCCTTTCATAATTGTAGTTTAATATGTATATAGAAACAAGGGTGTATCTCCTTGATACTGATGTGAAACTGCACACCATTGCAGGGACAAGGGCTTCATGACGATTCAGTTTCCATTGCAAAGTCCCATTATTGGAATCTCTTTTAAATTCATTAGTGGCATGCAGTCCATGCTTGAGCACATATTCATACTGGCCGATAATGTAGGTAAAGTAGTGaacaccgcctccaccaccctcaccctgtGATGCAGACGCaaaaggggaagaggaagaaagagctTAAGAataatactttattttccttctctttctctcatggTACAGCCCGACCATATCCTCCTTTTTTTCCCGCTGTCCTCTTCTCAAATTCAATCTATCCGTTATTCTCTCCCATTCCCCTCGATTCCTCTTTTCCTTTCTCAATTCCCATAAATCCCCTTTCCTATTTCCTTCCATACTCCTTTCGTTGTAAACCAAAGTATCTCATCTGTTCCTCACAGGTGTCTACGACCTCCCCCCCACTGTCAGCAGTGGAACTTGAATATGATGAGAACGATGCGCTTGTACTCCTTCCTGAAGTTGCTGTTGAGCGCGCCGTACACCACGGCGTTGAGGCAGCTGTTAAAATACGCCATGAAGTAGCTGGCCACAAACAGCCACTCGGGGACGGCCGGTCCCAGCCGGGGGTCCAGCGCCACCGCCAGCCCGATCAGGTTGATGGGCGCCCAGCACACGGCAAACAGCACGAACACCACGAACATGGTGAGGAAGCCGCGGACGTCGTGCGGCTTGACCTTGGGCCGCGCGTCGGTCTTGACCCGTCGCCTCGCCCGGAGGACCAGGATCCAGATGCGCAGGTAGCAGTAGGAGACGACGGCGATGGGCAGGACGAAGtgcaccagcaccaccgccaCGGTGTACAGGGGGCTGACGGACTGGGCGAAGGTGCAGGAGTAGACGCGCGGGTCGTACCGCAGCGACTCCACGAACCAGTTGGGCGCGATGGCCAGCACGGTGAGCGCCCACACCAGCAGCACGTAGCACACGGTGTTGCCGCCGGAGTACACGGCGTCGTACCGGAGGCGGTGGCAGATGTAGCAGTAGCGGTTGACGGCGATGCCGGTGATGTTGAAGATGGAGCCGATGACGCTGAGGCCCATCAGGAAGCCGCTGATCTGGCACTGGAGGTAGCCGGCGACCCAGCCGTCGTTGAAGATGGCCGAGAGCACCAGGGGGTAGGGGTAGACGGCCACAAGCAGGTCAGCCAGCGCCAGGCTCACCACAAAGGCGTTtcctggagacacagagacagagagagggacggggagcTGGTAAGAGGGCTTGGTAGGATAAAACGACACAAATTGAATAGATCAGAATTAAATACAACGGAACACAGCGTAATAGAGCACAACAGAACACATGAGAATGGGCTGGAATAAAACGGAAACAATAATAGTGCAATTTAAAGCGTTGTTCCATTAAAGacaatgcagagagagagggaaagagagagagccgacCGAGAAACGGGACGCACAAAAAGAACGTAATCATGTCGGCGTTTCCCCTCGATTTTTTTGTAGCAGTGGTGCTTTGAGTTGGTAACCTAGCAACGCTAGAGGGGTCCTGGGGCATGCCCCCCTTGATTTCACTAACAATTTGTGAAAAATAACCCTTTAATGGTTAAAAAATTTACAGTTTGAGCTTCCAAATATGACATAACATCCAACAGAGTCAAGGTATCTGCTTggtatctttctttttttggttgcaattactatttttttttgcagtgcCGCTGCAGGGTAAACACTGCAAGTGTTCAATAGATAAACATGTTAcattatgtctttgtgtgtctgtgcatagtGCGTGTACCATCTGCCATCTGCCAGATGGCACTAGACTCCCAGACAGTCACTCCTTTCAAAATCCTTCCCGAACAGTTCTATGTTAAACCCTGCAGTTCTATGTTAAACCAAAGGCCAGGGACAGTTTCATGCGGCAAATTGATTTACACTGACATGTTACACTTCCTGGGTGCCATTTTGAATGTGAGTAGAACATTTACTTTCTAACtctcaagtcaagtcaattaTATTTGTACAGCCCTAATACAAAGGCCAAGCGGTGGCACGGAACAAAAAGGACTTGGCGATTGGAGGTTTGCGATGACAGCAG includes the following:
- the mtnr1al gene encoding melatonin receptor type 1A-like, encoding MLLAAVRLLDGRSHPDRAMQPVAAPPQPQLMPIPDEQTSLVEGDTWSLLNSTPGAVEAAGGRPFPWVVTLASVLIFTIVVDIIGNLLVVISVLRNRKLRKAGNAFVVSLALADLLVAVYPYPLVLSAIFNDGWVAGYLQCQISGFLMGLSVIGSIFNITGIAVNRYCYICHRLRYDAVYSGGNTVCYVLLVWALTVLAIAPNWFVESLRYDPRVYSCTFAQSVSPLYTVAVVLVHFVLPIAVVSYCYLRIWILVLRARRRVKTDARPKVKPHDVRGFLTMFVVFVLFAVCWAPINLIGLAVALDPRLGPAVPEWLFVASYFMAYFNSCLNAVVYGALNSNFRKEYKRIVLIIFKFHC